Genomic segment of bacterium:
ACGATGTTCACCCGTAAGTTGCTGTCCGGCGGACGGATCTTTTTGGCGGTTCCCGACAAGCGCCGTACGTTTGACCGATCCCGCACCGAAACGACCTGGGAGCATTTGGTTGAGGACCATATCCAGGGACCTGCGGTTTCCCGCCTGCAACATTACCGAGAGTGGGCGGAATCAGTGGAGAACCTTCAAGGCAACGCCGCTCAGCAGCGGGCCCGGGAACTGACTGCGATGGATTATAGTATTCATTTTCATTGCTGGAGCGAAAGCAGTTTCCTCGATTTCCTGAATCGTGTGCGTGCGTTCGCCCCATTTGCTCTTCTCGATTCGTGCAGTTGGCGCGACGAAAACATCTATGTTCTGGAATGTACCAACGGCCCGACTCCGGGCAGAACCTCATGATTTCCGAAGAAACCCTTTCCGCGCTCGAGTTTGACCGGGTGCGACAGATCGCCGCCGAATCGGCCGCTTCCCCCCTGGGCAGGGAGCGGCTTTTGGTATTGACGCCGTTTGACGCTCCGGCCGACGCCGAGCAATGCATGATGCGGACGCGCGAGATGGTGAAGATCGTCACCGGCGGTGATTTTCCCATTCACGGATTGGAAGACATTCGCGAGGAACTCAAGGATGCGAGCGTAGCCGGAGCCGCGCTCGACCCGGAAGCGTTGCTGCGGGTGGCGAAAACCGCCGCGGCGAGCAAGGAAGTCAAGTCATTTCTCGGCGTGCGCAAGACGACCTGCCCCATGCTCTGCGAGATCTCCGCTTCCATCGCCGATCTGAAAGACGTGGCCGACCGGATCGCGCGCGCGATTGATCTGGACGGCACGGTGAAGGACGACGCATCGTCCGATCTGAAGCGCATTCGTCAGGCCATCCGCGCCGAGACCCGCACGCTCGAGAGCCGCATGCAGGGAATTCTGCATCGCTGGGCGGATCAGGGAGTCCTGCAGGATTCGATTATCAGCTACCGTGCCGGACGGCTCGCGCTGCCGGTCAAGGGTGAACTGCGCGGCCGCGTGCAGGGCGTGATCGTGGATCAGTCCGGCTCGGGCGCGACGGTGTTCATGGAACCGGTCGAGACGCTTGAAATCTCCAATCACCTGCGGCAGCTCGAAATTGACGAGCACCGCGAGATTCACCGCATTCTGCTTGACTTGACCGCGCTCGTGCACGCGCGGCTCGGGGAGTTCCGCGAAACGCTTTCCGTCCTCGCCGAGCTGGATGAGTTCTACGCGCGGGCGAGGCTGGCCGTGCGCTGGGAAGCGACCGACGCGATTCTCAGCGATCGCGGAAGAGTGCGGATTCTGAACGGACGACATCCGCTGCTCATGGAAAGGCTCGGCAAGTCGCGCGTGATCCCGCTCTCGCTCGAGATGTCGCCGCCGCTGCGATCATTGGTGATTTCCGGGCCTAACGCCGGCGGGAAAACCGTGGTGCTCAAAACCGTGGGACTCTTGGCCGTGATGTCGGCGGCGGGACTCTTCGTTCCCGTTTCCCCCGGCAGCGAGATTCCGTTCTTCACGGGAATTCATGCTGACATCGGCGACGCGCAGAGTATCGAAAGCGATCTTTCGACCTTCACCGCCCACGTCGGCAAGCTCAAGAACACAGTCAGCGACGAGGCCCGTCCCAAGCTCGTTCTGGTGGACGAAGTCGGCGCTTCGACGGATCCCGCGCTGGGCGTGGCGCTCGGGCAGGCGGTGCTCCTCGAACTCGTGCGACAGGAGGCGGTCACACTGGTCACCACCCACCACGGCACGCTCAAAGCCTTCGCCCACGAAACCGACGGAATCGAAAACGGCAGCATGGCCTTCAATGAGCAGAGTCTGGTGCCAACCTACGTCTTCCGGCCCGGTCTGCCGGGATCCAGCTATGCTCTCGAAATCGCCGAGCGCGTGGGATTCCCCAAGGAGATTCTCGACACCGCCCGCAGCTTCGTCGGCCAGGGAATGCTCGGACTCGAAGAGCTGGTCAGCGAACTTTCACGCAAGATCGAAAACTACGAGAAGCTCCGCCGCGAGAGCGACATCAAACTCACCGAATACGCCGCTCTGCAAAAACTCTACACGCAGCGCACGAAGGAACTTCAGAAAGTGCAAGCCGAGGCCAAAGCGCGCGCGGTGGCGGAGGCGGAAGCGATGATCCAGAAGGCGGGACGCGAAATGGACGCCGCCATTCGCGATATTAAGAAGGAGAAAGCCAGCCGCGAGGCCGTCAAGACCGCGCAGGAAACCATCGCTCACGTCCGCGAGGAAGTCGAAAAAACGCGCGCGGAGGTGGAGAAAACTCTCGAACCCGACCGGCCCAAGCGCGAGCCGCTCGAGCAGGTGGCGGTGGGAGATCGCGTGCTCATCGAGGGTAGTGAGGAAGTGGGAACGGTGGTGGCGCTGCAGAGAAACGGCAAGCGGGCGGAGGTGGAGATCGGCGGCGTGCGGCTATGGGTGGACACACAGAAACTCTTTGCTGCGCCCGAAGCCGAGAAAAAACGGAAGGGGCCGCGCGTGAAACTGGAGTTCACGCTGGAAACGAAAAATATCGCCGAGCGGCTCGATCTGCGCGGCAAGTACGGCGATGAAGCGATTGCCGAAGTGGACAGCTATCTGGCGGCGGTGGCCGAGTCAAGCCTCCGGCAGGTGACGCTCATTCACGGCAAGGGAACCGGCGCGCTGCGAACTAAGATTCACGAATTCCTCAACACGCATCCGCTGGTCAAGGGCTTCCACGACGGCGGCCGCAACAACGACGATTTCGGAAGCACCGTGGTGGAAGTCAAGTAGGGGCCGATTCATCGTGCCCGTCCATAGCGCCCCGCCGTGCGCGACCACAATGTATGCAAGGGTGACTCTGGAGAGTCACCACCGGGAGAAATCACGCACTCCCCTCTGATGTTTTTGGGATAGGCTCAGTGTAATGTTCCAGAATACATGCAGTGGCAATCCATGTCGTAAGGGCCGATTCATCGTGCCCGTGTTTCATCGGGTGTAGTGGCTCGACCATCGCACACCGCGCCATTGCCGCTCGTGAGAGCGACAACGGCGACCAATCCCTTTTCATCGCTTATCGTTTATCGCTTATCGCTCTTCTGATCGCACAGCAGTGCAGCACTACGAGAAATAAACAAACGGAAAGGGACGCACCACCAAGCGTCCCTTTTCCAATCAAGGGCATCCCAAGAACCGGAGGAGGAACACCCTCGAAGAGAGGCTGAAATTATCGGGTGAAAAGTTACCGTGCCGGAGCGGCGATGGGTCCTCTCACGGCAGTCTTGGCTCCGCTCGCACTCTGGCGGGACATCTGCCAGTTTTCCTCGAGCTGTTTGGCGGCGACGAGTCCGGCTTCCACGATCTCGATGGCGGTCACGCGGCAGGGCGGTTTCTCGATCAGCCATTCCTCCAGCGGTTTGCCGTCAATCCAGATCTGGCCGGTTCCCTCGCGGCTGCTGTACATGCCGAGCTGGACTTCGATACCGGATTTGCGCAGCTTCGAGCGCAGGATTTTACACGCTTTCTGGACTTCGGCTTCCAGCACGCAGCAGTCATTGGCCTTGACAATCGTTGCTGCCGGCGGCTGATAGTGAAGGGTCAGGGTCGGCTTGTCCGGTGTCGCGCTAATCACTGTAAAATTCAGCGCGAACAGTAAGGTAGCGATCAGTGTGAGGTTTTTCATGGGTTTCCCCCTTTTCTGCATTCTGGGAAATCAGTGCGTTGTTTGGGGTAAATCGTGAGTCCCACCATTGCCCATTTCCGGCAGTGCGGGTTCTCGATGAATTGGAGCGGGATTCCCTTTTCTTGTTGCAGCAAACCCTGAAAACGGTCTGGAACAAATCACCCAATTCTCCCGTCTCATCAATATCCTGTCTCAAAGAGGTATTCTATCCTCATGTCCACACGATGGTTTGAAAAAAGCGCAAAATGGTTGTGGCGGGAATGGGTCAAGCCGATTCTGATCGTTCTGGCCATTATCCTACCGCTTCGTTCTTCGATAGCCGATTGGATGGACGTTCCCACCGGCTCCATGCTTCCCACCATTGTTGAAGGCGACCGCATTTTCGTCAACAAGCTGGCCTATGACCTGAAAGTCCCCTTCACAAAGTGGCGGCTGGCCACGTGGTCGGAACCGGCCCGCGGAGATATTGTGGTATTTCGTTCGCCCGTGGAAAACGTCCGGTTGGTCAAGCGAGTCATTGGACTACCGGGAGATGAAATCACCTTGCGCGACAACCGCCTGACCATTAACCGAGAACCGGTTGTCTATGAGCCTCAGCGGATGTCGAAAACCACTCAGTTCCTGATTGAGAATCTTCCACCCCGTCACGACGTCCTGTTTACGCCTCAAATGCCTTCTTTTAAGACGTTCGGCCCGATTCGAGTGCCGGACGGTCAGTACTTCATGATGGGAGACAATCGGGATAACAGCGCGGATTCGCGGTACTTCGGTTTCGTTTCGCGAGACCTCTTCGTCGGCGAGGCAACCACGGTAGTGATTTCACTCGACCGTAAGCGCTATTTCCTCCCCCGCTTCGAGCGGTTTCTTTCCGATCTGCAGTAGCGCCCCATTGCCGCGCGGGGCAATGAATTCGGCAGGGAACCAACATTCTGGACAAGGCGTTCAAGAATCAGGAAGGGTGAGGAGCGCCGGATTTCGTCCGAGGTGCGCGCAAAGCCTCCCGCGCGCACTGACAAAAGGGGCGACCCCAGATCGGGATCGCCCCTGCTTTTTTCTCGACAGAGCGAAACGGATGCTACCGCAAATAGAGGAGCTTGCCGGTCTCAACCTTGCCCGCGCCTTCCAGCCGCAGCAGATAGAGGCCGGTGGCGCCGGTGGGTGACCACGTATAGTCGTGCGCGCCGGGCGTCAAGCTGGTGAGCTTTTCGCTAAGCACCTCGCGGCCCAATACATCGAACACCGACAGACTGAGTTCGCGCACCGCGCCGACTTCAAAGCGAATCTGCACACTGCTGTTGAACGGATTGGGATAGGATTCGAGCAGACGGAAATCGCGCACCGTCACCGTCGTCGGCTCATCACCGACGGCATCGGGAATCAAGATGTCCGAAGGATAACGCGGCGTGATCTGATAGCCGTCGGTGTAGGGCGAAGTGTTGTCGAACTGCGTGACAATCCCCATCACGTCGAAGGTGGCGGGCGGAGCCGGGCTGCCGTCCACGTCGGTATCGCTGTCAATCCGCAGCGTGATCGTTCCATTGCCGTCGGTGATGGTCAAGTTCGCATATTGTCCCTCCCCCGGCCAGGTGCCGCTGATGATCGAAACACCGTTCATGCGGACGAGCATCCCCTCGAACGACTCGAAGTAGGATGCTCCGGTGACCAGCGTAGGTTCCACCGTGTCCACGCTGCCGATGACTTCCACGGAAAAGACGCAATTGCCGCTGCCCGAGGAAAGTAATTCCGTCAAGCCATTGTATTGTCCGACCCAGCCCGACACCTCCACGCAGTCGCCTTCCATGATTCCCACCGGAACGTTGCCGCGGAACACGTTGCATCCGGCGTCGTCATCCTGAATGTAAAAGCTGCTTTCGGTGAGACTGTCCAGCGTGTAGTTGTCCACGTTGACGATTCCCTGCACGACGACGAATACACCGTCCAGAACGGGAACTCCGTTCCCGTCGTTCTCGCGGACGTCGCTCAGCGTGACGTACTGCGGATCGCACGGCGAGCCGCTGTTGGGCGTGCCGGGGGAAGGTGGATCGAGCAACATCCAATCCGCTCCGTTGTTGTCGGTATCCTGATGATCGGGGACGCGGCCGATGGATTTGGCTGGTCCGGAGGCCGGAGGATCATAGTCGGGCGCATTCGATCCGCCTTCGCCGGTGCAATTACCGGGATTTTCGCATTCACCATAGCAGAGATGATCTACGGTAGTGCCGCTGGCGTTGCGCAGATCTACGCCATCGCAGTCGGGTGTGCTTTGGTAGCCGCCGTTCTGCCAATCCACGCCGGCAGTGGTTCCGACATTGAGAACCAGATCAACGTTGGGAACACTGGCCGTATTGCCAATGACGAAGTACCCGTCGGCGGGAATCGTGCCACTCAGAGTGACCGTGCGATACTCGGTGCCGTTGTTGCCGTTGGTCCCGACCAGCGTCCAGCCGGAAAGACTCGTCCCCGGCGGACCCCAGAGTTCCGTGAACAAGACGTCTGCGTTCTCAGCACCGGGATTGTCATAATAAACCTCATTCAAAATGACTTGTGCGGGTGCGTTCGCCGCCAGCGCGAGACACAGCAGGGTTGCGAAAGCGATTAACAGTTTGCGAGACATGGCTCGCCCTCCTTCGTTTATTCAAAGTGTGTGGTGTTTCCAAAGAGAATCTTCAGATTCGAGAGTTGCGTTTCAAACTCGGCGCGGAAATCGCGCCATGAAAGCAGATGGAGAAGCTCGCGGCGATGCCGGTCGAGAAATGAATAGTTCCACTCCTGCCCGTCGTCCAGCGGAAACCGTTCTTGCTGGCCGCGCATAATGACACCTACACCGTGATCCGCATGGACGGTTCCCATCCACAGATCGGAGCGCGTTGCCCGCAATTGTGCGATCGCTTTCCAAACCGTTCCGCACCACAAGGAAACGCCGTCATACTCTTCAATCTGCCACGCTTCTTCCATGGGATTGCAGTCGTGAAGAGCGATCACGCCGCGCGGAGCAAGAAATCTCAGCGAGTTCTCCACGTCGCGCAGCACTTGCTCGGCTAGATGCAATCCGTCAATGTAAATCAAATCGTATACCCGTGCGTTGCGCGCGAAAAACTCATCGGACGTCACCGGATGACTGCATTTGCCGGCCGGGTCCACCCCGTCCTTGTGTTTCACCTGCACGAGATTGAAGTTGTTCCGCGGATCGCTGACGCCGATTTCGAGGTAGCTTTGCGCTTCGATTCGCCCGGCGATGTAGTTCACCACGTCGGTCCGCGTGAGTGCCCGAACTCCATGCTGCTGCATCGCCACCGAAGTAAGTCGCTCGGCGGTTTGGCGGGCATCGCGCTCCATCCGACTCCGAAACAGTTTCCGGCGCAGAAAACCCTTGCGCAATCGAACCTCGATCAGTGCCGCCTCCAACGCTTCCCGCAGCGCGGCGACCTGATCGTCATCCCAAAGACAAGCGAGTTGACACATTCAATACATCTGCCGCTGTTACTCAAGGTTAATGCAAACGGGATCAGAAAGGGCACGAACCAACAAGCTCTTTCATGTACTTTGAGACTGCTTTCTCTGTGAAAATAGCCAACCTCGATACGTGTGCATGGAAATCAACGCAATGACTTTTATTCACTGATTCCGCAGTGATAGCTCTATGCGCAAGAGAGCCGCGCATCGTCACGAACTTCTCCAAGTTGTCTCGAGCTTTCTTTACACTAAGACCTCGAGTCTGCCAGCTTTTGCTGACATCTCGCAAGCCTAAGACAGTCATGAAAAGACTATCCAGATTCCTCCACTTCGGCGCATGAAAAGTGTCAAGGATGCGTTCGACAGATGCCCGTGTCTTCGTTCGCCATGCTGAGCCAGCTAGTTCCCAATAGTCCATCGGGTTTCTCGCCTTCTTCTCGCACCATGAAGAAGCGACCGCTGTTTTCAGACTATTCGGTAGAGTCTTGGGCTCGGCTGTGCTACTCAGAAGGTGGTCAAAGGCTTCTTTGCAGAGGTCCTCACAGTACGCTTCCCACGAGGCACAAATAAGCACAATAGCAGACTTATTAAGAACTTCGAGATTATATCTTCTCCCTGCACCCGTTCCCCCTACATCTTCATGAATCTCAAGAAGACGATCTATGTCTTTGAGGTTCTGCTCAAAGTTCCTAAATGCATCTGATTTCATGGCACCTTCTCTAAAGCCCACTGTGAATTTTGGATCGCAAAAAAAGGAATCTTTTCATCATTCCAACAGCAAATGGAGGATAACCACTACCCTCAAAGTTTCATTTCCGCATAAACGATTCGGTGGACCCTATCTGATACGACCCATGCTCTGTCACGTGATGTGACCGAAAACCTGCATTTTGCACAGATCCATGTATATGGTCGCCAGAATCGCCAATGTGACTCTCTCTCCTCTAACTGCACTCCACAGTTAGGGCAGAATGGAGAGCTTGAGACATGTATGACAGGGGGACGCTGATAACCAGAAAAAATCGCATCCACGCTTCGCCCCCTATATGGATCTATCTCCTTCTCAATCGCCCACTTAACCTTGTTGAATTGTCTTTCTCCAATTTTCACTCTTGGATTTCCTGACACAACTCCAAAGGCAACGCCACCACGCTTCCGCCCGCGCACCGCAGATATCCACAGAGCTAAGAACAGCACAGCTACCACACTCGGATATACCCAGACCGGAATTGCAGAGAAAACACCACGCCAGTCTCCTTGCAGCCAAGTTCCCAGCACAGCTCCAAAGATTGTCGAGGCGACGGTACTCACAGCGGTCCAAAATAAGACGCGCTTTTCTTGTGGTGTAATATCACTCACTTGTGCTTCTAATCAGGGATTCCCGCCGACGGTGATCCATCGTCCGTCGAGTTTCGGTTCCAGCGGCGAATGCTGCTGGATGTATTCGATGACCGCGTCGCGCATGTACGAGCCCGACTCCACCGCCGCTTCGTTGCGCAGCGCGGCCAGCTTCTCCATTCCCGAATTGCCTTCGAGCAGATAATCGGTCGTGACCAGCCGGTATCTGGCGGTAGGATCATAGGGTTTGCCGCCCACGTCGAGCGTCACGATCCGTTCGCCCCGCGGCTTGGACCTATCCACCCGAACGGTAACACCGCTCACATCAAGCCCGCTGCCACCGTAGGCGACCTTGTCTTCGAGAAGCTCCTTCAGAAACGCGCCCGTCACATTCACCGCGCCCAAAGTGTTGTCGAACGGCAGGACGTTGAACACGTCGCGCGGCGTGATGATTCCGGCGGGCAGATCGGTGCGGATGCCGCCCTTGTTGGTGATGGCCACGTCGCCGTGCAGCTTCCAGCGCATGGCGTCGGTAACCAGATTTCCCAGTGGAGTCTCGCCCTCGCCGCTGCGCAGAATCGGAGCGGTCGCTTCGCCGATCTTTTCGCTGAATCCCTCTTCAACGCGCGCGACGACCGTGTCAATCGTCTCGGCCACCCCGCGGTCGCGCGGGAAACGTTCCGTGAACAGCGTGACCAGTGTGCCGTCGTCGGTAAACGGTTTCCAGCCCAGCAGCTTCTTCGTTTTCAGATCGAACTCGAACTCGACGGCCAGCAGGTTGGTGCCGCGGCCATAGCCCTGAAAACACGGCGTGTGGTTTACCGGGTCCACCCACGGTTTCTGATAGCCGACGTGGATATCGCCCGCGAACAGAATGTCAATTCCCGGCACGCGGCGAGCGAGCTCGAACGCGTTGCGCACGTAGTCCGATTTCCAGCCTTCCTGCTCGCGCTTTTCCAGATCGTCCCACGCATCCCAGCGATCGTACGGCAGCCCGAGATGACAGGCGGCGATCACCACGTCGGCTCCGCGCGCGCGAACCGAGTCTCGATAGGCGGCCAGTGAAATGGTTTCGGGAGCAAAGTAGAGCCCGCGCACGTTATCTTCGAACGATGCGCGCATCGTTCCTGAAGTGGTAATGCCCACAACCCCGATCTTGATGGAGCCGAAATCCTTCAAGACGTACGGTTGTGCGAAATGATCGAGCCCGCCGGCCGCCGTCGAGTCGTAGATGTTGGCCGACAGCGTGGGAAACTCGGCTTGCTTCATCACCGCTTCGCAGACGTCACGGCCAAGGTCAAACTCATGATTGCCGATCACCCACGCATCATAGCCGACCTGGTTCATGTAGCGCATCACGGCTTCGCCGCGCGACTTCGTGCCGACCAGCGTCCCCTGAAAGATGTCGCCGGTATCGAGCAGCAGAAATCCCTTGCCGGTGCGCTTGGCGTACTCGCGCATCTGGCGGATCATACGCGCCGCCGACGCCCCTCCGCCCAGATCGGGCGGCATTTCGGGATTCATGAACACGGCTTTCGACGAATCAATCCCACCGTGCACGTCATTCGAGTAGAGCACCACCAGCGACCACGTATCGGCAGCCGATGCGCCGCTCGACAGCAGGCAGAGCGCGGCGATTAGCAGTAGAAGCTTCTTCATCACTCCTCCTTCATCCTTTCTCACAGCGCATACCGCAGCGTAATCATCCCCCGGAACAGCGCGGTCTCGACTTTGTCATTATCAGAACGGTCGGTATCGCCGTAGAGGGACTGCGGGAAAAGATCGGGTGACGTCGTGTTGACCTTGCCCAATTCCACTGCGAAATCGCCCGTGAGTCTCTGTAGGTGGAAACCGATTCCGGCGGTGAACAGCGACGTGGCGCGGTCCTTGTCCTCGGGAGCATTG
This window contains:
- a CDS encoding class I SAM-dependent methyltransferase; this encodes MFDRLKRAVQSCPATERTARLLFDRRFQMARRNLRGIGIEIGALDRPLFLPWGTRAFYLDRLHPNELRRHYPELNHRSLYVSLIADGETMDCIRDNALNFIIANHVIEHCEDPIATLTMFTRKLLSGGRIFLAVPDKRRTFDRSRTETTWEHLVEDHIQGPAVSRLQHYREWAESVENLQGNAAQQRARELTAMDYSIHFHCWSESSFLDFLNRVRAFAPFALLDSCSWRDENIYVLECTNGPTPGRTS
- a CDS encoding endonuclease MutS2, producing MISEETLSALEFDRVRQIAAESAASPLGRERLLVLTPFDAPADAEQCMMRTREMVKIVTGGDFPIHGLEDIREELKDASVAGAALDPEALLRVAKTAAASKEVKSFLGVRKTTCPMLCEISASIADLKDVADRIARAIDLDGTVKDDASSDLKRIRQAIRAETRTLESRMQGILHRWADQGVLQDSIISYRAGRLALPVKGELRGRVQGVIVDQSGSGATVFMEPVETLEISNHLRQLEIDEHREIHRILLDLTALVHARLGEFRETLSVLAELDEFYARARLAVRWEATDAILSDRGRVRILNGRHPLLMERLGKSRVIPLSLEMSPPLRSLVISGPNAGGKTVVLKTVGLLAVMSAAGLFVPVSPGSEIPFFTGIHADIGDAQSIESDLSTFTAHVGKLKNTVSDEARPKLVLVDEVGASTDPALGVALGQAVLLELVRQEAVTLVTTHHGTLKAFAHETDGIENGSMAFNEQSLVPTYVFRPGLPGSSYALEIAERVGFPKEILDTARSFVGQGMLGLEELVSELSRKIENYEKLRRESDIKLTEYAALQKLYTQRTKELQKVQAEAKARAVAEAEAMIQKAGREMDAAIRDIKKEKASREAVKTAQETIAHVREEVEKTRAEVEKTLEPDRPKREPLEQVAVGDRVLIEGSEEVGTVVALQRNGKRAEVEIGGVRLWVDTQKLFAAPEAEKKRKGPRVKLEFTLETKNIAERLDLRGKYGDEAIAEVDSYLAAVAESSLRQVTLIHGKGTGALRTKIHEFLNTHPLVKGFHDGGRNNDDFGSTVVEVK
- a CDS encoding DUF2703 domain-containing protein, whose translation is MKNLTLIATLLFALNFTVISATPDKPTLTLHYQPPAATIVKANDCCVLEAEVQKACKILRSKLRKSGIEVQLGMYSSREGTGQIWIDGKPLEEWLIEKPPCRVTAIEIVEAGLVAAKQLEENWQMSRQSASGAKTAVRGPIAAPAR
- the lepB gene encoding signal peptidase I; this encodes MSTRWFEKSAKWLWREWVKPILIVLAIILPLRSSIADWMDVPTGSMLPTIVEGDRIFVNKLAYDLKVPFTKWRLATWSEPARGDIVVFRSPVENVRLVKRVIGLPGDEITLRDNRLTINREPVVYEPQRMSKTTQFLIENLPPRHDVLFTPQMPSFKTFGPIRVPDGQYFMMGDNRDNSADSRYFGFVSRDLFVGEATTVVISLDRKRYFLPRFERFLSDLQ
- a CDS encoding T9SS type A sorting domain-containing protein yields the protein MSRKLLIAFATLLCLALAANAPAQVILNEVYYDNPGAENADVLFTELWGPPGTSLSGWTLVGTNGNNGTEYRTVTLSGTIPADGYFVIGNTASVPNVDLVLNVGTTAGVDWQNGGYQSTPDCDGVDLRNASGTTVDHLCYGECENPGNCTGEGGSNAPDYDPPASGPAKSIGRVPDHQDTDNNGADWMLLDPPSPGTPNSGSPCDPQYVTLSDVRENDGNGVPVLDGVFVVVQGIVNVDNYTLDSLTESSFYIQDDDAGCNVFRGNVPVGIMEGDCVEVSGWVGQYNGLTELLSSGSGNCVFSVEVIGSVDTVEPTLVTGASYFESFEGMLVRMNGVSIISGTWPGEGQYANLTITDGNGTITLRIDSDTDVDGSPAPPATFDVMGIVTQFDNTSPYTDGYQITPRYPSDILIPDAVGDEPTTVTVRDFRLLESYPNPFNSSVQIRFEVGAVRELSLSVFDVLGREVLSEKLTSLTPGAHDYTWSPTGATGLYLLRLEGAGKVETGKLLYLR
- a CDS encoding class I SAM-dependent methyltransferase; protein product: MCQLACLWDDDQVAALREALEAALIEVRLRKGFLRRKLFRSRMERDARQTAERLTSVAMQQHGVRALTRTDVVNYIAGRIEAQSYLEIGVSDPRNNFNLVQVKHKDGVDPAGKCSHPVTSDEFFARNARVYDLIYIDGLHLAEQVLRDVENSLRFLAPRGVIALHDCNPMEEAWQIEEYDGVSLWCGTVWKAIAQLRATRSDLWMGTVHADHGVGVIMRGQQERFPLDDGQEWNYSFLDRHRRELLHLLSWRDFRAEFETQLSNLKILFGNTTHFE
- a CDS encoding bifunctional metallophosphatase/5'-nucleotidase; its protein translation is MKKLLLLIAALCLLSSGASAADTWSLVVLYSNDVHGGIDSSKAVFMNPEMPPDLGGGASAARMIRQMREYAKRTGKGFLLLDTGDIFQGTLVGTKSRGEAVMRYMNQVGYDAWVIGNHEFDLGRDVCEAVMKQAEFPTLSANIYDSTAAGGLDHFAQPYVLKDFGSIKIGVVGITTSGTMRASFEDNVRGLYFAPETISLAAYRDSVRARGADVVIAACHLGLPYDRWDAWDDLEKREQEGWKSDYVRNAFELARRVPGIDILFAGDIHVGYQKPWVDPVNHTPCFQGYGRGTNLLAVEFEFDLKTKKLLGWKPFTDDGTLVTLFTERFPRDRGVAETIDTVVARVEEGFSEKIGEATAPILRSGEGETPLGNLVTDAMRWKLHGDVAITNKGGIRTDLPAGIITPRDVFNVLPFDNTLGAVNVTGAFLKELLEDKVAYGGSGLDVSGVTVRVDRSKPRGERIVTLDVGGKPYDPTARYRLVTTDYLLEGNSGMEKLAALRNEAAVESGSYMRDAVIEYIQQHSPLEPKLDGRWITVGGNP